A stretch of DNA from Lotus japonicus ecotype B-129 chromosome 4, LjGifu_v1.2:
TCGTTATCTCATTGGATTGTTTGGGAgtctaaaaattaatatttatggtTCATATGTaattacaaaaaaataattatatgcgAGTAAAAGATAGCATGATATGTATACCTCCGAGTTGAATTGTTTTTTTGTTGATGCTATGAGCTCATTAGTGCTTCCGGTTGGTTTCTTTTTCTCCTTCGAGTGTTTGGGAGACTACAAATTAAATTTACATTGATGAAACATAGTTTAATTAcaaacaaataatatatatatataggtaaaAAGTTAATGACATATATACCTTAGAATTGACTTGAATCAAGTAGATTGGCCATGCCACAAAAGTACCAAGAGCATCACCAACAATGTGCAAATcaaaatcttcaagaggtacGGGCAATGCTGCCACATCTTCATCTACAACGTCAATGCTAACCCTGAGATGGTTGGGAGGTAGTGGCTTATTATGCAAAGTATCACCTGGTAGGTTATAGACCGTTCCCTTAGCAACAATGCGAAAACACGGGTTGTCTAAACATAAATTACAAGTGGTGGGAGCCTACAACAatagtaaaaaatatatatgttaaTGTTCTTAACTACGATACaaatgaaatttcaaagcaaaAATCATATTAACCATAACAAATAATTACCGCAGGTATATTGGTCATGTTTACTTCAAGCGGAGTGCAACTATCCCTACCACTGGTGTATGCTAAGTTTTCAAGCTCTTGGTCCTCACTCATCTGTCCTTGAGCATGCATTAACAGCTCCAACTTCTTCTCTAAAGCATCAAACTTTCTTTGTAATTGATTAAACTTATTGTCTTCCTTCTTTGACTGTTTTTTACCTTTGAAGTATTTCCTTTGAGAGACTCCAGATCCAATACCCCTAACACGACCAGGGTGCTCTGGCACTTTCATTGCTTTAGCAAGAATGTCATCATGACCTTGATCATCTGcctctgattgtgattgtgCTAATGTTTCCTGACACAAACACATGTAAATATTATTCAGTATACATATGTAAGAAAATAACAAACCCACAAATGTTTAATACAATGTTATTACACTTACACATTGTTCCCAAATATGCTGAACCTTTTCATTATCAATCACACCTCTTGCGTCCACTCGGCAAGCCTTCCATATACAAGAACGAGGCAAATATGTCTCATTTGATCCTGATTCTGCTATCTATATTATTACCATGGTTAATCAAAATAAGTCACTTAAATAGGGAACAAAAATGGAGACTTGAAGCATATTATATACACATACCAAATTTTGTTCAACAATTGCAGCTCCAATGTGTGATCTTCTGTATGGAAATTCGGGATTCAATGCTCTTTCTCTGTTTGATGCACTAATTTTCTGTTTGAAAACACAGTAGTTAACATAATGTATTTGTTGGGCAAGTTGCAAAAATTGCGTCACTTAACATTGATTTTACCTTGAATTCATCGGTTTGACGATGCTTAACAAATCCCATCCATGCACTTTCAGTTATGACGCGTGAATACGTTGCCGGAGGATGCGCAACAATATTACCATAAGGATCTGTCATATAGTCTCCTAATGATGACCTGAAATTTCTGCATATAGTACCGGCTTTTTGAAGGACAAATTTCTTTCGATTTTCAGCAACAACAAAAGCAGACTATAGAACAAAATGAGTGTTAGTACTTAATAGAAACAGAATAATAAAAACCAGAATCTGAACTAAGTATCAAGGTAAGTTAAGTTAACTCAATCTCTTCCCAAATCTTGTCTTTGTATAGTTTTGGTGTGGTCGGCCAATGATTGAACGTTATTGGAACATGTGTACGAGATAAATATCCAATATATTCAACAAAGATATTTTTGTTGGGGTTTATTGGTTGACCCCAAATATTCCATCCAATCTAATTGACATAACAAAACATATTATTTTGAGAACATATAGTACAACACTTTCCcaatagaaaaacaaaatatattacctccaatttttcttctttttcttttgcgcTCATGACCTTCTTTGCACAAGCCATTCCACGCTTAAAATCTCTACTCAAATTCTTCTCATTGGAAGGCACACTTTCATTAGGCGAAGAAGTCATTCTCTGTAAAAATAATTAGAACACACAAGTAAAACACCAATGCATAGTAGGATATGATGATacacaaataataaataaaaatgaaataaacatGCATGAAATGTTTTGCAAAAAATTATCCATACATTTTCtagtttttctccttttcttatTCAGTTGGACAGTTGTTTGTCCCACATTGAAACGAAGTGGTTTCTTAATGAAAATTCCCTCTTGATGATCATCTCTCATGAAGTAACCATCATCACCTATTGAATCATTGTTGAGTGATTGTGACATCCCCACAAAAGGATCATCCACAGTAGGAATTTCTTCTTCATATTGATCATCAATgttgttgtttattttgtttgtaAAAAGGACAATAGACAATTTCTTGTCAGCTGGATCACTAACAAAGAACACTTGTTGGGCTTGAGATGCTAAATTAAAAGGTTCATCTTTGTACCCCACCCGATTAAGATCCACTTGTATGAACCCCATTTCGTCGGTTCTAACACCGTTTTGGTTGTCAACCCATTTACAACCGAACACCGGCACCCGAAACTTAGTGTAATCCAACTCCCATATGTGATCAATCACCTCATAGTATGACATGTTTGCATATATGGGGTTTTTGTCGTTAGAACTTGAGATATGCATAGACTGAGCAACAAGACTCACACCACTATTTTGCCTTACACTTCGATCATCTTGGGTTTTTGTGTAGAACGTGCACCCGTTAATTAGATAACCAGTGTAGGAAAATACTTGTATACCCGGACCATAAGATAAGCATCTTAACCTTTCTGAAACTGAGGATGGATCTTCATCAACTTTGTTAGAAATATGATGTTTTAACCATTGTATAAAGGTTCGATTATGCTCTTTTGATATCCAACTGTCACTTCTATTTGAGTACAAACTCATGAGCTCATTCTTGTGTTCAAGAACATATGGCTCAACCTCGGTGGTGTTGTGTAAGACATACAAGTGTGCTTGCTCCCATTCTTTGGTTGGTACGACAAATATTTTAGATCCCATGATTCCTTCTCCTTCTATTCTTCCTGAATGACGAGACTTCGGAAGCCCTATGGAATTGACATTAGATAAGTAATCAGTGCAAAATTCAACAGCTTCTTCTACCATGTATCGTTCAACAATACAACCCTCCGGTCGGCTTCGATTTTTCACATATCCTTTTAATATCTTCATGTAACGTTCCATCGGATACATCCATCTCATATAACATGGTCCGCATGATAACGTCTCTTTCACCAAATGAACAATTAGATGAATCATTATGTCAAAGAACGAAGGCGGAAAATACATCTCAAGCTCACACAAAGTCAAAACAATTTCTTGTTGTAACCTCGGTAACTTTTGAGGGTCAATCACCTTCCTACATATGGCTTTGAAGAAGATACACAATCTCATTAAGGCATGCCGCACCTTTTTTGGCAAAATAGAACGTATAGCCACCGGTAACAAATACTCCATGAGAATATGAAGGTCATGAGACTTCAAACCTTTTAACTTGAGATCTTTCATTGATACGAGGTTCTTGATGTTTGATGAGAACCCCTCCGGAACTTTCACTCCTTCAAGGAACTCACAAAGAATAATTTTCTCCTTTCTAGATAGAGTATAGGCCGCCGGAGGTAGGTACGTACGATTCCCCTTCTTCACCGGCCCCAATTCTGTTCTCATGCCCATACTAACCAAGTCTTTCCTCGCTTTGATGTTATCTTTAGTCTTACCCGGCATATTTAGTAATGTACCAATAACACTCTCACAAACATTCTTCTCAATATGCATGACATCTAGAAAATGTCTCACATATAGATCCTTCCAATATggcaaatcaaagaaaatagaCCTTTTCTTCCATCCGCTTTTGGGAAGCAGCTTCTGAAACTTCTTGCCAAATGTACAACTCAAGCCACGCACCTTAGCAAATAAATCAGCACCACTGAACCCCTTAGGAGCTAATCGTTGTTCAGCACTCCCATTGAAAGCTTTTCTCCACGTCCTATAACGATGTCCTACAGGAAAAAATCTACGATGCCCAAGGAAAACATTTTTCTGACCATGTTCCAATCGCATGGTAGTTGTATCATCCTCACATATAGGGCAAGCACACTGTCCTTTAACGCTATATCCTGATAGATTACCGTATGCCGGGAAATCATTAATCGTACCAAACAACATAGCTCTCAATGTGAAGTTTTCTTCCCTATACCCATCATACACCTCCACACCTATGTCCCACAAATGCTTTAAATCTTCAATCAGAGGAGCCAAGTAAATGTCTATGTCATTTCCTGGTTGTTTGGGCCCTGAAATTAGCATCGACAACATCATATATTTGCGCTTCATGCATAACCATGGAGGTAGGTTGTAGATAGCTAAAATCACCGGCCATGTACTGTGACTGTTACTTTGAAGGCTATGCGGATTAAACCCATCGGTACACAATGCAAGTCGTAGGTTCCTTGTCTCTCGGGAAAACTCCCCATTTTTATAATCAAATATTTTCCACTGAGGAGAATCTGCTGGATGTCTGAGCAAGCCATCTTGTTCCCTTGTAGCATGCCATGTAAAGTGTTTTGCATCTGCGCTCCGGAACATGCGCCTAAACCTCGGGATTATGGGAAAATACCACAACACCTTTGCCGGAGTTGACCCTTCTTTCTTGTATCGCAAGGAGTAACATTTAGGACATGCCCTCAGTGATGCATATTCATTTCGAAATAAAATGCAATCACGCGGACACGCGTGTATCCTCTCGTAGCCCATGCCAATAGAAGACATCATTTGTTTAGCCTCATATGTTTTACTTGGAAGCACATTGTCCTCTGGAAGCATGTCTTTCAAAAGAATAAGTAATTCAGTGAAACTCTTATCTGTCCATCCATTGCTCGCTTTCAAGTTAAACAACTTCAAGACAGCTGACAATCTTGTGAATTTAGAACATCCATTATACAATGGTTTCTCCGCATCACTTTTCAATGTTTCAAACATTTTAGGGAAATCTCTAAAATCATCCTCAAACATATTTGTAAGCTCTTCAACACGATCACATTCATCTGCGTCAGTCTCCATGTCATCATCACGTGAAGCATATCTCACATTAGACTTAGAACTTGTCTCACCATGATTCGTCCAACATGTGTACCTTGGATCAATTCCATTAATTATTAGATGATCTTTCAGCTCAGATTGATTGACTCGTCTTATATGGTAACAACGTAAGCAAGGGCATATGATATTATCAATGGACTCGGCATGTTGAACCGCAAAACTGACAAACTCGTTGACTCCACCCTCGTACTCATTCGACAAACGGTTCGCAAACATCCATTTTCGATCCATATTATCCCAATCTACCAAACTAATTATGAACAACAATTAACAAAAAAAGTTAGACGAAAGCATGAAAGATAAGGCATCAAATAATAAAAGGAGAGTAGCAAAACCACGGACTTGACAATCAACATTCAGCTATTCAATTATGGTCTCATAGATTGCTCAGGCAATACCTTGGATTAGTGCTCCAATCATAAAAATAGTACTGTGCGTATGTAAACATAGTCTAAGGCTACTATTGTTTTCAATCCCCTGTTAATTTCCAATGACTACAAGTACACCAAGCTTAGCAGATTAACATAAAACCAATTAGTTTTCAAAAAATCCTAAATTGTATTTACTCATGACCAAGCAGGAACAAAACTAGGAAACTTAATGAGGGGGCAAAAATTTACAAAATGCTAAATAAAATTTACAATAAAACAGCtataaaaatcaattaaagTACAATTAACTTTAAATGTATGAAAGGTTAAATATCAAAGCAGGTAAATAATATCATATCCCCTTGCTTTCCTAGAATTTCCTAGAAGAtggtaaataattatttatctaGAGTCTTAGCCTTTAAGTGTTTGAATTGTCAAAGCTTATCAAGTAAAAGTTTGATAAGCATGAGTTGTCAAGTTTGATTAGGCCTTTGAATGAATTCTTACCTTGTGTACTTTGGTTTGTCTTTTCTCTTGTAGAGTAAATTAGGTAAATGGTATTACAAGAGCAAACGCCAACCCACAGTTCATGAGGGGTACATGTTCCCTTTGCTTGTTAGCAACGAGTTGGATAACTGGCCTGAGATAaacacaagaagaagaaaattggtAAGTTAAAGAGCCTCCTACACTTGAATAAGATCAGTCAAGTTAGGAGCATAGATTTCAAATGACAATAAAAGCCCTTGTGCCAAAAAAATCATGaacaaaacatgaaaaaaacAGTAGTCCAATGACAATAAAAGCCCTTATGTTGAACGctaaaatttaaacttgattTACAAACAGTTAGTGTATAGCCCTTAAATTTCCTAAAGTTACCAAAACAATACAACATTGAAAATTCAGTGTGCTAACAGCATCACatggagaccaacacagtcaaaAAGGATGATGACATGTTTATGTTCTTAATGACATGGTGGATGATCAACTGGTCTGTTTTTACCGGTAAATTGACTTTAGTTATGCTATTGATCAAATGATGTTGCTGAAGATTTAAACCCTCTCGAATCTAATGTTTTGGGACTGGTTGAAATGTAGTAAACTCTCACTAACCATATTATGAGTTTTATCAGTGGTAATTGCTTCCAGATTTTGTAATGTTATGTTTTTATAATGTATATCAGGCCATATCAGAGACTCTAGTGACTGCAGATTATGAAGGATCCAGCTGGGAGGATAATGACCCTTCAGTCTTCAAAATGATAATTTTGAATCACACCATATTAAAAGGCGAATACCAACTTACAAATGGTTATGGCCAAGACAGAGCTCCAACAATCATGCAGGTACAATATCTGCTTTAAAGAGAACAAGCACCAGCAGTTAAATTTATAGCAGATTTTAATTGATTGATAGAGCTATGCTAGACATGCAGGATCACTGGAATACATATATCACTGAAGATGATTTCAGATTCATATCAACAAATGGCTTAAATGCTGTTAGAATTCCAGTTGGGTGGTGGATAGCACAAGACCCAACACCACCAAAGCCATTTGTAGGAGGATCCTTG
This window harbors:
- the LOC130712875 gene encoding glucan 1,3-beta-glucosidase-like, which codes for MLCFYNVYQAISETLVTADYEGSSWEDNDPSVFKMIILNHTILKGEYQLTNGYGQDRAPTIMQDHWNTYITEDDFRFISTNGLNAVRIPVGWWIAQDPTPPKPFVGGSLEILDNAFTWAQKYGLKVIVDLHAVPGSQNGTKRMMRQEHRRNKKDDDMFMFFFFTEQESMFTRVKRQKRGKQGRKNMTRGDEQKG